In Pirellula sp. SH-Sr6A, the DNA window AATCCTTACTAGAATGGGGTTATGAATGCCATTTATTTAGATAACCATGCCACGACTCGGGTTGATCCACGCGTGGTGCAAGCCATGCTCCCCTGGTTTGATACCCACTATGCAAACCCGGGGAGCTCGACGCATGAACCGGGTAGACAAGCCAAAGAGGCCATCGACGACGCTCTGATCGGGATCGCCGATTTCTTTGGTGCGCAAGCCGACGAGTTGATCGTAACCAGCGGTGCTACCGAGAGCAACAATCTGGCAGCTTTTGGCATCTGCCTTCATCCGAGACAGAAACGCCGAAAAATCGTGTCGGTTGTCTCGGAGCATCAAGCGATGTTAGGGCCTCTTCAAAAGCTCCAGAAGCTCGGATTCGAGGTAAGGCTCTTACCGGTTCAGTCCCATCAGGATTCGGTACCAGGACAAATCGATTTGACGAGAATCGCGGAGGAAATCGATGCCGACACCGCCTTGGTGAGCGTGATGTTGGCCAACAATGAAATCGGTGTGCTGCAACCGGTCCGCGAAATCGCCGCGATCTGTACTCAATACGAAGTCCCGCTTCACACCGATGCGACGCAAGGAGTAGGGCGTATTCCGGTCGACCTGTCCGAACTAGGAGTCGATTTGTTGAGTTATTCGGCGCACAAAGTTTACGGTCCCAAAGGGATCGGTGGTTTGCTGGTTCGCGGTGCCAACGCGCGGGTGAAGCTCGCCCCGCAGATCGTCGGAGGAGGACAGCAGTCCAATTTGCGTTCCGGGACGTTGGCAAGCTCGTCCATCATCGGAATGAGGATGGCGCTCGACATCGCCAAACAGACCAGAGCTTCCGAGTCGATCGACCATTGGAAGTGGCGAGATCGACTTTGGCAGTTGCTGGCAAACGAGATTGCGGGCTTGTCCCTCAACGGTCCGGGGTGGGGAAGCGAACCTTGCCAGGATGAAAACGGTCGGTTATCCGGGGAGCAGCGATTGACGGGGAACTTGAACGTTTGTTTCCCGAAGGTCGATGGCCAGTCCTTGATGCTGGAAGCTCGAGGCGTTGCCGTCAGCAGCGGGAGCGCGTGTACGTCCGCCCATCCCGAGCCAAGCCATGTTCTGCGTGCGATTGGCCGATCCGAAGATGAGGCCCGAGCGAGCCTTCGGTTCGGGATTGGTCGATTCAATTCGGAATCTGAGATCGAGCAGGCAGCGGAACAATTGATCCATGCATACCGGAAACTGGCGGCATTTGTCGCTTGACCCTCCTCCCCCCTCGATCGACAATGCCAGGG includes these proteins:
- a CDS encoding cysteine desulfurase family protein, with product MNAIYLDNHATTRVDPRVVQAMLPWFDTHYANPGSSTHEPGRQAKEAIDDALIGIADFFGAQADELIVTSGATESNNLAAFGICLHPRQKRRKIVSVVSEHQAMLGPLQKLQKLGFEVRLLPVQSHQDSVPGQIDLTRIAEEIDADTALVSVMLANNEIGVLQPVREIAAICTQYEVPLHTDATQGVGRIPVDLSELGVDLLSYSAHKVYGPKGIGGLLVRGANARVKLAPQIVGGGQQSNLRSGTLASSSIIGMRMALDIAKQTRASESIDHWKWRDRLWQLLANEIAGLSLNGPGWGSEPCQDENGRLSGEQRLTGNLNVCFPKVDGQSLMLEARGVAVSSGSACTSAHPEPSHVLRAIGRSEDEARASLRFGIGRFNSESEIEQAAEQLIHAYRKLAAFVA